The Thermodesulfobacteriota bacterium sequence AGGGGCCTCATCTCCACGGTCCCCATTTTGATCCCTATCAACTGCTGACGCTCGGCCGTGATCTGGACGGTCCCGGGCGTCAACTCTTGCATCTTCCCCTCTTTCTGGATCGATTCCATGGTGAGTCCCTTGATGTCGAGATCCTCCACTCTCTTCTCATCCGGTTTGACCCCGGAAAGGTGCTCCTGATGGCTGACCGTCTCTTTCCCGCAACCCGTCAAAATTCCCATGAGAAAGAGCAGACAGATCGAAACGATCCTTTTCATTGGCGACTCCTTAAGGATTGAAACGCCTTCCAACCACCGCTTCGAGGTTGGAAATCGTTTTATGATATTCGGCTATGGCCTGATGATATTCCAACTCATACCGGTAGAGGGTCATCCTGCTATCGAGGAGGGTCATAAAATCGGCCTTCCCCACCCTGTAGGCGCTCAGGGCCGAAGCCACCTGGTGGCTCGCCTGAGGGAGGATACCGGTCTTGTAGAGTTCGATCTGCCTCTTGATCCTCTCCACCATCGAGGCCAGCTCCGCCACCAGGTATAGAATCTCATTCTTCATCGCCCGATACTGGGCCTCAAGACCCTGGAGATCGGCCTTTGCCTCGGCAACCTTCCGTTCCTGTTTGGACTTATAGAAAATAGGAAGATTCATTTCCACCATTCCCGTCAACATATCCCTCCGCTTTACCTCAGGCCCGTTGTCCCTTTGACCATAGGCAACCCTTAACGTGAGATCGGGAAAATACTCCCGCCGGGCCACTTCAAGGGCCTTTCCCTTGGATTCGATCATCTTCTTCATCCCCTTCAAGACCGGGTTCTCCTCCAAGGCCATTTTTTGAAGTTCCTCCAGAGGGAGGGTCAATTTCATAAAGGGGACCTCTTCTGGCCTCCCCATCGGATTTTCCATGGGACGATTCAAAAGGGCTCCCAGCCTTGCCTCGAGGGCTCGTCTCTTCTGGCCCAACAG is a genomic window containing:
- a CDS encoding TolC family protein; this translates as MAIKSIKKFLISSILLQFFISSPPGLGENGGLKLDLLIEEVLHNHPEIIASKKRWEVYKERIPQARSLPDPMLSFGVTNLPTNFSFKDEDMTMKEISLSQTFPFYGKRRLMAEMAEREAEAVFNEIQEKTNRVVKEVKTTFFELTFVYQSIEIAKKNKEVLESFAKIAETQYGLGTGIQQDVLKAHIEVSKMVDELILLGQKRRALEARLGALLNRPMENPMGRPEEVPFMKLTLPLEELQKMALEENPVLKGMKKMIESKGKALEVARREYFPDLTLRVAYGQRDNGPEVKRRDMLTGMVEMNLPIFYKSKQERKVAEAKADLQGLEAQYRAMKNEILYLVAELASMVERIKRQIELYKTGILPQASHQVASALSAYRVGKADFMTLLDSRMTLYRYELEYHQAIAEYHKTISNLEAVVGRRFNP